Below is a genomic region from Zea mays cultivar B73 chromosome 9, Zm-B73-REFERENCE-NAM-5.0, whole genome shotgun sequence.
GGGAGGACCTGAGTGGCAAAGCAATTGATTTGCTGGGCTTGAAAGATAAGGctatcggtgctttctgctaactACCAGCTCATAATTGCTGGAATCCGCCCCCAAGATAAGTAATCAGATGGCATAGCTAATGCGTGTACGCCAACCAAATTTTGAGAGTTCGTTTTGGTAGAATGAGCTTGCAAGTACAAGCCATTGCCTAGGACTAGAGACCAATCATATATAACTGTCCATATTATATAATTAATCGCAAACTCAAACACATAGTTCAGCCTGGGTCACACATCAGTGACCCAAGGATCTCGTTGCCACCTGATGTCGGGCCAAACTAACGCCATGGTCGTGTGTTATAGTTTGCGATTTTTAAGAGATTGAACTGTTCAATATCCAAATTGCCAAGTCAATGGAGGATGCTTTGCACTCCGCGCAGCACTTTGACTTCTTATTTTACAGGTATTTAAAAATTTACAAAACCTTATGGCAGAAGACGCCTTCGCTTAGACTGTCCCGCTAAATGTATCCTTTCGCAGGGGATTGCATGGAGATAACTTGGGACGGTGGTATTCGCTAGTTAACAGGGTAGTGGGCCTTTCATTAAACCAATCAAAAGACACTTTCAGTTGGAGCCTTCACCAAAACGGGAAGTTCTCCTCTCACTCGATGTATGCAGCCTTGATTGAGAGGGGAATACACCGTCAAGAGTCTCTCATCTGGAAACTTAAAGTACCACTAAAAATTAAGATATTCTGCTGGTTCCTAACACGGGGGGTGATCTTGACAAAAGACAACCTAATCAAAAGAAACTGGGTAGAATCAAAAAAGTGTATGTTTTGTTCTCATGACGAGACCATCCAACATCTTTTCTTCGATTGTCACTATGCTAGATTTCTTTGGTGAACGATTTTCTTTACCTTTGGTATTAGAGAACCAACTAGCATACAGGATATGGGATCCTCCTGGTTGCAGAAGTTCGATAAAGAAACAAAGGCAAAGATTTATGTTGGTGCCATAGCAATCTGCTGGGCGTTGTGGCTAAGtcgaaatgatgtggtttttgatAAGAAGCCTATTATAACTTACTTGCAGGTACTCTTTCGAGGGACTTATTGGTGTCGGTTCTGGGGGCTTCTCCAAAGGCGTGAAGAGGACATCGTAAGGATCAAAGTTGCCTGCAGGACCCTGGAAGTCTCAATGATGCAAATCTTCGCCAAGCACGGTTGGAGCTTTAGAAATAGAATAACTAGTGGCTAGTTATTCAATCCCAACTGTGCTTGGGTCTTTTTGCCGCTTGTGGCTTCTTTTATTTTCTGGCAGTACTACTGTTTTTTGGACGGCCGTCATCTTTGATGTAGGCCGGGAACCTTTTtcccattatctaaaaaaaaCAGTTTGACACTCTATTTATATATACACATAAATATTTACCAAATTGCCAAGTCAATGTAGCAGTGAAAGCACAGGAGCCGGGTAAATTTTCTGAGTTCGAAACACGGCCTCAGAAGTTCAGGTGATGGAAATACAGACGGACGGTAACAATCAGTCGCACAAGACAAACTCCGCCAAGAAGTTAACCAGGAGCACAAATCAACGATGGGCTTCTCACAGAAATTTGCTGCGGTAAATCTACCATCAACGGCAGTGTCTTTTGATCCAGTGGCAAGTCATAGTGGTACTGGTACATAGGTTCTAAAGTTTGGCAATAGATTAATCGTATTAACATAGCAGTATCTCGTACGATACTCATGTGATACATAAATTCTATTCTACGCATAATATATCTCCATGCCAAGTATCTTGGAGGACTGGCACAGGGGGCAGAAGCTCAGCTTGCTCTCGCACTCCTTGCATAGACAAAGATGCCGACAAGGCAGCAAGAGCATGGATGCCTCACTTGATTTGCAGACCCTGCAAGCCGTCAAATCCTTCGGTTGTCTGTTCTCCTTCGGAGTCAGTTGAAAATTGATAGCACCACCATCGCGACAGGACGCCGTGTCATCTACCTCGCTATCGCCGCAGCCTTCCTTGAAATCCTTGCTCTGGTGAGCACAAACCTGTTCCAAGTTGTACTTGAGTGCATTGATCATGCTTTCATTGTACTTGGCCCTATGCTGCCAAGCACCAACTTCCACTCCCAAATGCTTAATCTGGTCCTCTAGTTCAGAGTTCCTTTTGTTTATGGTCTCCACTTCCGCCTCTTTGTCCCTTATTTTTCTGAGTATCTTGTCCTCAACTGAGGCCAGTGCCTCAAATTGCTTTGCCTGAACTTTTTCCAGTATAGATTGCCTCAGCCGTTCACTCTGAAAATTAAAGAACATTAGAAGTAGAACTCTAAAACAAGTATCAAACAAAGAATGTCAAGCTCATTTTTTTAACAATAATAATCACCCAGGTAAGATCGGACATGAGATTAAGACATCTGCATAAGCAGTGTTTTCCTAGACCATTGGTAACCCTTTGTTTTGCGTTTAGCCGATGTACGTGATAAATTAGACAGTTTAAACAATTTGCACTTTAGTAATAGTAAGTATGCATACAATGATAAAAACACTATAATAGTAATTTTCTGTTGGGTTATTCTTTTCAAGGGCAGGCCTGGTGTGGTGGTGAGAGTTGTCTCACCGAGTCACTAGGTCACAGGTTCGAAGCAGCCTCTCCGCATATGCTGGGGACgcttgcctcggtttatcccttCCCTAGACCCCACTCGTGTGGGAGCCTCTAGCCCTAAGTCTGGGTTTTAAGACTCTCAAcaaactaactgataaccttcctagataatctcaactaatctcctaaataatctcaactaatcttctaatcttatatCTAAATATCATTATCTAATCCCCTTTGAGGGCCCATGGCTACTGCTGCCGCAGCCCCTctgtgggcctccttaggccctgacagtTATGGACCGCGATGGGTTGGAGAATTGGAGAGGGAGTTGTAGTTGCAGGAACGCCGGCCGGGAGCCTCTGCCCACGACCGGGCATTGCTTCCTAAAAGAAAGATAGTTCATGCATCCAGTACTCCAGGCATTGATAGCCAAGTTCGGACATTGGATAGAACAATTAACCAAATACTGTCAATAAAGGTAGAACTAAATAATAAAACTGGAATACTGCAAATGAGAATAAAGTGTTGAAATGACGTAGATTGGCATCTGCAATACTTGCCCTCTGCCATTGTATCTCATTTCTTTCAATGTTTGACAAGGTTCCTTCGGAGAATTTGGAAAACTTTCAAAATAGCAACATCATGGTCAGGATGTAGAAAGCATAGAATATGTCACTGAGTGTTTTTGACTGATCTGCCTACTGGCCTGAGAAACTCTAC
It encodes:
- the LOC100282576 gene encoding uncharacterized LOC100282576 — translated: MAFFSHHHLQQPHAQQPVLPSFRNALPVPVDGQIPAPLTFFNPPPAFPEQPAQAPLVDAVGLTAAAGLGWRQPREQELLGENSQMSSIDFLQTGSAVSTGLALSLEDRRHVGGGAGNSSGDSPLLLLPMLDDDISREVQRLDADMDRFIKAQSERLRQSILEKVQAKQFEALASVEDKILRKIRDKEAEVETINKRNSELEDQIKHLGVEVGAWQHRAKYNESMINALKYNLEQVCAHQSKDFKEGCGDSEVDDTASCRDGGAINFQLTPKENRQPKDLTACRVCKSSEASMLLLPCRHLCLCKECESKLSFCPLCQSSKILGMEIYYA